aattgaattcttcatccatatactacacattttgtaagagaaaaaaaaataataaaaaataaaaaattatttatagtgTGTTGTGTcaagatgataagtagaatttttatttattatatcaaaGTTGTGAGTCACAGCATGTCCgattaaactaaaaataaactGAAGCTTATAAACTTGGTCGGTGGACTTTATTTCCACTAACACATGCATGTGCATTACAAAGAATACATTCTCACATAAATAAACAATCACCCAATATTGCTCTCAATTATCAATCCCAAGGAGCCCAAATAATAGTGCACACCCTCGCATTAAAAGAAACTCATCAAACAATGTCAAAGCGCAAACATACTGCAAGCTAccagtaatagttcaaaacagaATTAACTCCTAACACAAGTAGCAGAAAGGATGGTGAGAGACTGTGAGAGGGCATGGCAGCCGATGGGGTCAGAACCGGGCGGCTTCCAGTGGTTGCAGTTGGAGCTTCAGAATCCACCGTTGGAGATGGCGGAGTTAAGACCGGGGTCGTGTCAGATTGTGGTGCCTGAGCAGGTGATGTGGGTTCCGGGACAGAAGAAGCTGCACGCTCAAGAAAGCAAAATGATTTGGCATTAACATCAAGTATCACTAGCACCAAAAATCGAAACCATTACACATATGCCATTTCATAGTAGTAATAGTACCTTTAGGACTAGGAGTTGGAGAGAGTCCAGGGGAAGGTGTTGGCTCAAGTGAGACAGGACCTGCAAATGAATTTGAAACATGTAAGTGTGACATcccaaaatttcattaaaaatcagTAAAAACAGGGATATTTCCAAGTAAATGAAAGGTACCTGGAGCAGGAATAGGTGCGCCAGAGGCTGCAAATGTTAAGAAAAGCTTGCATTAGAATCTCAACATACAGCTAATTAAATTCCTATGATATGTTCTTCATGAAGTTTTTACCTTTGCATTGGAGGGGAACTCCAGGCATATTACAAGCACGAGGGAGAGAGATGGCCAAGGACCGATTGATTGGTACTTGGAAAGGAACATTTCCGGTTAGAATGAGGCACAAACAGTCCTTGCCGCCACTTGTGAGGGACTTGAGCGAATTGCAGCAGTTTGCACTTGGTGAGGTACCATTTGCAGTGCTATTTGTTACAAAGCTCAGGCAAGGGGTGAAGCTTGAAATCATTGAGGTGTTGCATGGAGTACCAATCTGGCCATAAACAGGAATAATCATGACCACAACCATGGCCAGTATGGGAACAATGCGTGAACAGGGATAAAACAACTCCATCTGAAGTTCCTTCTAATTTTGAGGTTGAGTATAGGAGTCGGGGAAACCAAAGTACTAATGTgttgaaaaaagaaagtacaGAAAACTTAAAAAGACTTCGGGACTTTGATGTTTTGGGGAGAGAAGGGTTAGGGAATTTATAGATAGATTTGAGGAGTTCTTCACTACTGGTCAGGCCAGGTAACAGAAGTGGAGGGAAATTAGGTGAACTTGAAGTTGGTCTTGGAGTTCAACTACTTTAACTAATCTCTGTGAAATAAGTAGCAGCTTGCTTGAAGTAGGTGGAACTGGCGTCATTTTATTCCATCTGTGTGGTGTAGCCTCTCTTGACGTGCATTTCCGACCCATTTTTTGTGCTGTCTATCATTAAACAATTCCGGAAGttagaattttcttttgggCAATGCTATTCTGCCGCCCAGCATTTACCATTAGGCATGTCGTccagtctgtttttttttttttttttgcttttttcttttcacatttttttaatacatttttatttttttaaaaaaataaaaaaaatacaccaatacgcttaaaatcacttccttaattactgagtaaaaaataataataaaaaaataaaaaatgaccaGCGATCAAAACAAGTGGACAAATATCAAGTGGACAAAGAagcttttcccttttcttttacaATTCAGCCAATAGGACCCATGCATAACTCAGTTTTAGTTGAACCTTCTGCcccggaaaagaaaaaatcgttGGTCTGGGTTAGCTTATGATGAATACCGTTATTATTAGCGGCTCCCCCCCACCCACATTAAACTAATATTTGCAAGTCAGTCTCAATTAAATTATACAGTGTCCTCCATATCAgacttgtaaatataatttttcttccagaaatgggtggaaaataaaatattgatatccCTACAACTCTCATGGGAAGCTTGCCGCGTGCTGAACCACAACACCTCCCCTGAACCTATAGGGGAACAACCTGCGGACCTTACAACAGCACCTGCTGAGCTACAGGAAGTGGATTTCGATTTTAGTTGATAAAGATTGACAATAAATAGATACTGATTTTGGAACCAACATCTCAATTCTTATGGCCATACCATTCTATCTATAATATAGAACAAGTTTAAATCAAACATTCAACAATTCCAGATTTTAATTTCTACTGAAAGATTGACAGAACCAGAGTCGCTACCAACTTCTAATCTGACCTGTGCTGACTAAATGAAGATTATTCTTCACCAGATAAGCATATGTAAAAGTTAGGGGGGTGGGAGCAAAAAATGTCATCAATTTGGAGCATTCGAGATTACCATCAGCATTACAATTGCCATAAAGAACGTTTCTTACACTTGAAACAAACTATGGAGGAACAGAGACTCGTACGAGATACTTTTAAAGAACACAACATCAAGACTACCACTGTCCCTATCTGCATATCTAATGGCAGAAAAAAACTGTATCTACAACCAAGTCACCTCCCAACAAATTCTCTGCATACTAATGGAACATTATAATGGAATCAGAAACAAATCGCAGCTCGAAAACATGTGACTccattttatgattttattgagAAGGGACTTGCAGGAGAGTAGACCTTTTCGTTCCATACTGCTGCACTTAGAGCTTCACATTTCTATCAAAAATCCAACTGAACGGAATGGTGGGAGCTTGCTTGGCCCTCCCTTGAGCTCTCTCCTCAAGCTTTCTAATTCTTGGAGGTAACCCACAAACATAATCCTGTGCTTTTTGCCCCTCGGCTGAAAGGCCAGTTAGCTTCTCCACTTTCCATCTGCCGACCAAAAACTCCAATATATCGGCATAGTCCTTGGCAGTGTAAACCCCTAGCCGCTGCGCAACAGCTGAAAAGTGCTCAAAAAGATTATCATCACGGCCATCATACATCAGGTGGGCTGGCATGGAGATTTTCTTCCTCATCATGTCAGCAAATGCCAAGACAGTTCCATCAGGATCAATCTCCAATAGCTTCTCAACTATCTTGGTGTAGGCAGTTTCATGGCGTTTCTCATCTGATGCAATTGTGCCACATATTTGTGCCAAATTCATGTCCCCATGCTCCTTGGCAAGCCTAGCAGTGTTTCCATGGGAGATAAAGGTTGCCCTTTCTTGGAAAGCAGTATAGATGAATCCAAGGTAGGGACTATTTTCTGTTCGAGGATCCTATGAGGAAGatataaagaaaatcaaagtcAAGGATCAATCAGGGATGGTGATAGatttaacaaaaagaaatttattaaaacaacTAGATCGGCTACTTATTTTTTGGATGACCTCCACTTTAAAAAGAAACTAGTTTGGAGATGATGCCTTGTCCTCAAGGAAGAACTCATATTTTGcttttaaaacaagattttaaGAGGTAAATTACAGGAAAATTGTGTGAATTAAATACGATTCAAAGTACTCCAAGCTTCAAAAGATGGAACAATAAACCAGAAAAGGTAAAAACAGACATGGAGTGAGCATGCTTGTGATTGTGTGTGAAAGCTTTACATACATTTATGCATAAAAACAAGCGTTGATCAGTGGAAGTTTCATATTTTGgcttccaacacacaccaaacaCCAAATCCTAGCATGAATAGCAAAGGATCCACCAACCATGTGTAATGCAAAGGATCTAACAACTAAATGTATTCTACAAGTCTACATGTGGAACTATGAGTGGTGGTCTGTATGTCTGCAATTGCAAAGATTTGAGAGAAGACTCTCTCAATATATGTGGCAAGGACCTCACCATTCCTGACCCAATCAAATACTGAATTGTCTTCTCAATTTGCCTCATGTCTACTCGTCCGGTAAGGTAGAGATACTTATTGAGTAGGTCCCCATGCCTGTTTTCTTCAGCTGTCCATGCCCTTGTCCAAATTGCCCAAGAAGTAGGGCTTGCACCTGTTTCATCCCGAACTCCATCCAAGGTATTAAGCATTGTTTGATAAGTTGGAAGGGCTTCTTCTGTAATCATATCCCCAACCAAAACAACAAGGTAATCATCTGGAATCTCCTTTGCCCTCTCCCTTAATTCCTTGACTTGATCGTGAAAACCATCAGAGGCAGGGTCTGGCAGGAAATCCTGTGGTTGCCAACACTTCTCAACTGGCTTCAGGTGAACCAAAATATTCTGTTCAGCCCAATCCTCGATGGATTTAAAGATCTCAATTTTTTGCGGTGGCATCGAGTGGGTGACTTGAACATGAACCTCCCGAGGTGGTGTAAAAGGCTTCTTTGGATTGTCAACCTCCCTGTGCATTAGATGGAAGAATTTGATATTAGATTGTCCTACCAACCAAAATGGAAACA
Above is a genomic segment from Juglans microcarpa x Juglans regia isolate MS1-56 chromosome 1D, Jm3101_v1.0, whole genome shotgun sequence containing:
- the LOC121254871 gene encoding stearoyl-[acyl-carrier-protein] 9-desaturase, chloroplastic-like isoform X3, with protein sequence MPPQKIEIFKSIEDWAEQNILVHLKPVEKCWQPQDFLPDPASDGFHDQVKELRERAKEIPDDYLVVLVGDMITEEALPTYQTMLNTLDGVRDETGASPTSWAIWTRAWTAEENRHGDLLNKYLYLTGRVDMRQIEKTIQYLIGSGMDPRTENSPYLGFIYTAFQERATFISHGNTARLAKEHGDMNLAQICGTIASDEKRHETAYTKIVEKLLEIDPDGTVLAFADMMRKKISMPAHLMYDGRDDNLFEHFSAVAQRLGVYTAKDYADILEFLVGRWKVEKLTGLSAEGQKAQDYVCGLPPRIRKLEERAQGRAKQAPTIPFSWIFDRNVKL
- the LOC121254871 gene encoding stearoyl-[acyl-carrier-protein] 9-desaturase, chloroplastic-like isoform X1, yielding MALKLYFFPSQPPKLPSFAIPQKSSLRSPKFFMASTLRSGSKEVDNPKKPFTPPREVHVQVTHSMPPQKIEIFKSIEDWAEQNILVHLKPVEKCWQPQDFLPDPASDGFHDQVKELRERAKEIPDDYLVVLVGDMITEEALPTYQTMLNTLDGVRDETGASPTSWAIWTRAWTAEENRHGDLLNKYLYLTGRVDMRQIEKTIQYLIGSGMDPRTENSPYLGFIYTAFQERATFISHGNTARLAKEHGDMNLAQICGTIASDEKRHETAYTKIVEKLLEIDPDGTVLAFADMMRKKISMPAHLMYDGRDDNLFEHFSAVAQRLGVYTAKDYADILEFLVGRWKVEKLTGLSAEGQKAQDYVCGLPPRIRKLEERAQGRAKQAPTIPFSWIFDRNVKL
- the LOC121254871 gene encoding stearoyl-[acyl-carrier-protein] 9-desaturase, chloroplastic-like isoform X2; the encoded protein is MHREVDNPKKPFTPPREVHVQVTHSMPPQKIEIFKSIEDWAEQNILVHLKPVEKCWQPQDFLPDPASDGFHDQVKELRERAKEIPDDYLVVLVGDMITEEALPTYQTMLNTLDGVRDETGASPTSWAIWTRAWTAEENRHGDLLNKYLYLTGRVDMRQIEKTIQYLIGSGMDPRTENSPYLGFIYTAFQERATFISHGNTARLAKEHGDMNLAQICGTIASDEKRHETAYTKIVEKLLEIDPDGTVLAFADMMRKKISMPAHLMYDGRDDNLFEHFSAVAQRLGVYTAKDYADILEFLVGRWKVEKLTGLSAEGQKAQDYVCGLPPRIRKLEERAQGRAKQAPTIPFSWIFDRNVKL
- the LOC121249182 gene encoding non-specific lipid transfer protein GPI-anchored 20-like encodes the protein MELFYPCSRIVPILAMVVVMIIPVYGQIGTPCNTSMISSFTPCLSFVTNSTANGTSPSANCCNSLKSLTSGGKDCLCLILTGNVPFQVPINRSLAISLPRACNMPGVPLQCKASGAPIPAPGPVSLEPTPSPGLSPTPSPKASSVPEPTSPAQAPQSDTTPVLTPPSPTVDSEAPTATTGSRPVLTPSAAMPSHSLSPSFLLLVLGVNSVLNYYW